In the genome of Coraliomargarita algicola, one region contains:
- a CDS encoding glycerophosphodiester phosphodiesterase family protein yields the protein MNDIPRIIAHRGASVAAPENSISALQRAWVEGADGVECDVRLTADCQVVCIHDADTERVAERNLSVEAHTYEELAQLDVGLKKLANFKGERIPLLSEWLANVHAGKKVLIELKTGAEILVPLFEVLDAASVALKQIVLITFDLEMVRALKAQRPGLGVYWLIDVKSNWLGRSKLKLADVLDTVVDTNVDGIGLRCHSGINREMVKAILEADIDLNIWTVDDPVDARRYASFGVTSITTNCPEVIRYALQK from the coding sequence ATGAATGATATTCCTAGGATCATTGCCCACCGTGGAGCTTCGGTCGCGGCACCGGAAAATTCGATTTCTGCGCTGCAGCGGGCTTGGGTGGAAGGCGCGGATGGCGTGGAATGTGATGTGCGCCTGACTGCGGATTGCCAGGTGGTGTGCATTCACGATGCTGATACGGAGCGGGTGGCAGAACGAAATTTATCAGTCGAGGCGCATACTTACGAAGAGTTGGCACAGTTGGATGTGGGGCTGAAAAAGTTGGCAAATTTTAAGGGAGAGCGCATTCCGCTGCTGAGTGAGTGGTTGGCGAATGTGCATGCGGGGAAGAAGGTTTTGATTGAGCTGAAGACGGGGGCGGAGATTTTAGTGCCTTTGTTTGAGGTGCTCGACGCCGCTTCGGTGGCGCTGAAGCAAATTGTGCTGATTACATTTGATCTCGAGATGGTGCGAGCACTGAAGGCGCAGCGGCCTGGGCTGGGCGTGTATTGGTTGATCGATGTTAAATCGAATTGGCTGGGGCGTTCTAAACTGAAACTTGCGGATGTGCTCGACACGGTGGTGGACACCAACGTGGATGGAATCGGCTTGCGGTGTCACTCGGGGATCAATCGCGAAATGGTGAAGGCGATCTTGGAAGCAGACATCGATTTAAACATCTGGACCGTGGACGATCCTGTGGATGCGCGGCGTTATGCTTCGTTTGGTGTGACTTCGATTACGACGAATTGCCCTGAGGTGATTCGCTACGCTTTACAGAAATAG
- the purL gene encoding phosphoribosylformylglycinamidine synthase gives MQPIILQGRQAFSDFRLTALKNALNDAIAAHDIAAIDAVEVYFIESAHPLDDQTTERAFALLAAEQHFARANEGGFFVTPRKGTISPWSSKATDIFHNCGLDAIARVERGIHFILTTEDGLVLSMQDLGLALLALHDRMTEAVYDDVSDFFSHFEPAPFRTVPLMAEGPDAFYKANIDWGLAMSPDEIDYLVKAYQKMERDPTDAELVMFSQVNSEHCRHKIFNADWIVDGEKSELSLFSMIRNTHKLNPEGTLSAYADNCGVIPGAPADWWEVNQQDGSFAYQKTPSQLDILCKVETHNHPTAISPFPGAATGVGGEIRDEGATGIGGRPKAGISAFMVSNLEVPGYKQPWEKHIAEHPSRMASPMDIMLEGPIGGAAFGNEFGRPQLCGMFRTLQLEHNGQHRGYHKPIMVAGGMGNMKREHVDKKPIPPTALILQLGGPAMKIGLGGGAASSIGAGSQSEALDFDSVQRGNPEMERRCQQVIDGCIALGADNPMLSIHDIGAGGLSNGLPELVEATGGRFHLRNIHNEDSSMSPMEIWCNESQERYVMAVMPDRIEAFKALCERERCPVAIVGEATNDGQLVLEDSHFENNPIDMDMSVLLGKTPKMLKDVTRLVEDHAELDVSEIQLPEAIDRVLRFPAVANKSFLITIADRSITGMVARDQMVGPWQTPVADVAVTATSMDSTTGEAMAMGERTPIAILNAAASGRIAIGECLTNIASAYVGKIGNIKLSANWMVAAGEPGEDANLYDTVKTVGMEICPALGICIPVGKDSMSMRTSWKDSSGQDHKQVSPLSLMVSGFSSVEDVRKTATPDLKSNDSALLLIDLGAGKNRLGGSTLAQVYNQIGNSCPDLDDPEKFVGFFNAIQELLKEGLIISYHDRGDGGLLATLAEMAIAGRKGINVILDKLVEAQWEVESGKWEDSKELFTPHSILSTLFAEELGAVIELDKSKLAAVMTILAKHGVSDITHLIGNTSAEPTLNISLEGQEIYSETITTLNRAWSELSFRMQAQRDNPACALEEYNSLLDEDNAGILIRPTFDPDAENVGARLVTPASESAAPESTFIPDPASAIINHSSAISKNRPKVAIFREQGINGQNEMAFAFDRAGFQSIDVHMTDLLSGKVDLKDFAGLVACGGFSYGDVLGAGSGWAKSVLYNQKLKDMFQAFFERENTFTLGVCNGCQMISQLKEIIPGAEHWPQFKRNRSEQFEARYSNVEIMESPSIFFKDMAGSLLPIPVAHGEGRADFSATGDFEQCLTGDLISMRYIDGQGEPTEQYPANPNGSPAGTTAFTTTDGRATIMMPHPERCFRSVQMSYRPADQFTGEAGPWLKMFQNARRFAAEV, from the coding sequence ATGCAACCAATCATTCTCCAAGGCCGTCAGGCATTCTCCGATTTCCGTCTCACCGCGCTTAAAAACGCGCTCAACGATGCCATCGCCGCACACGACATCGCCGCCATCGACGCGGTCGAAGTCTACTTCATCGAGTCAGCCCATCCGCTCGACGACCAGACCACCGAGCGTGCCTTCGCCCTGCTCGCAGCCGAACAGCACTTCGCCCGCGCCAACGAAGGCGGCTTCTTCGTCACCCCACGCAAAGGCACCATCTCTCCCTGGTCCTCCAAGGCGACCGACATTTTCCATAACTGCGGCCTCGACGCCATTGCCCGCGTCGAGCGCGGCATCCACTTCATCCTCACCACCGAGGACGGCCTGGTGCTGAGCATGCAAGACCTCGGCTTGGCGCTGCTCGCCCTGCACGACCGTATGACCGAAGCGGTCTACGACGACGTATCCGACTTTTTCAGCCACTTCGAGCCCGCCCCCTTCCGCACCGTACCTCTCATGGCCGAGGGCCCCGACGCTTTCTACAAGGCCAACATCGACTGGGGCCTCGCCATGTCGCCCGACGAAATCGACTACTTGGTCAAGGCCTACCAAAAGATGGAGCGCGACCCCACCGATGCCGAACTGGTCATGTTCTCGCAGGTCAATTCCGAGCACTGCCGCCACAAGATTTTCAATGCCGACTGGATCGTCGACGGCGAGAAGAGCGAACTGTCGCTCTTCAGCATGATCCGCAACACCCACAAGCTCAACCCCGAAGGCACGCTCTCCGCCTACGCGGACAACTGTGGCGTCATCCCCGGCGCCCCCGCCGATTGGTGGGAAGTCAACCAACAGGACGGCAGCTTCGCCTACCAAAAGACTCCCAGCCAGCTGGACATTCTTTGCAAAGTCGAAACCCACAATCACCCCACCGCCATCTCACCTTTCCCGGGTGCCGCGACCGGCGTGGGCGGTGAAATCCGTGACGAAGGTGCCACCGGTATCGGCGGCCGCCCCAAGGCAGGCATCTCTGCCTTCATGGTCTCCAATCTGGAAGTGCCCGGCTACAAGCAGCCTTGGGAAAAGCACATCGCCGAGCACCCGAGCCGCATGGCCTCGCCCATGGACATCATGCTCGAAGGCCCGATCGGTGGCGCTGCCTTTGGCAATGAGTTTGGCCGTCCACAACTCTGCGGCATGTTCCGCACCCTCCAGCTGGAGCACAACGGCCAACACCGCGGTTACCACAAGCCCATCATGGTCGCTGGCGGCATGGGCAACATGAAGCGTGAGCACGTCGATAAAAAGCCGATCCCTCCCACAGCTCTCATTCTACAACTCGGCGGCCCGGCCATGAAGATCGGTCTCGGCGGCGGCGCTGCCTCCTCCATCGGCGCCGGCTCCCAATCCGAAGCCCTCGACTTTGACTCCGTCCAGCGCGGCAACCCGGAAATGGAACGCCGCTGCCAACAAGTAATCGACGGCTGCATCGCCCTCGGCGCGGACAATCCCATGCTTTCCATTCACGACATCGGCGCCGGCGGACTTTCCAACGGCCTGCCCGAGCTGGTCGAAGCCACTGGTGGACGCTTCCACCTGCGCAACATTCACAACGAAGACTCCTCCATGTCGCCCATGGAGATCTGGTGCAACGAATCCCAAGAGCGCTACGTCATGGCCGTCATGCCCGACCGCATCGAAGCCTTCAAGGCACTCTGCGAGCGCGAGCGCTGCCCCGTCGCCATCGTCGGTGAAGCCACCAACGACGGACAACTGGTGCTGGAAGACTCCCACTTTGAAAACAACCCGATCGACATGGACATGAGCGTCCTGCTCGGCAAAACACCCAAGATGCTCAAAGACGTCACTCGTCTGGTCGAAGACCACGCCGAGCTCGACGTATCCGAAATTCAATTACCCGAAGCCATCGACCGCGTGCTGCGCTTCCCTGCCGTCGCCAATAAGAGCTTCCTCATCACCATCGCCGACCGCAGCATCACTGGCATGGTCGCCCGCGATCAAATGGTCGGCCCCTGGCAAACCCCCGTCGCCGACGTCGCCGTCACCGCCACCAGCATGGACAGCACCACCGGCGAAGCCATGGCCATGGGCGAACGCACACCCATTGCCATCCTCAACGCCGCCGCATCCGGCCGCATTGCCATCGGCGAGTGCTTGACCAACATCGCCTCCGCCTACGTCGGCAAGATCGGCAACATCAAACTCTCCGCCAACTGGATGGTCGCCGCCGGCGAGCCCGGCGAAGACGCCAACCTGTACGACACCGTCAAAACCGTCGGCATGGAAATCTGCCCCGCCCTCGGCATCTGCATCCCCGTCGGCAAAGACTCCATGTCCATGCGCACCAGCTGGAAAGACAGCTCCGGCCAAGACCACAAACAAGTCTCCCCGCTCAGCCTCATGGTCTCCGGATTTTCCAGCGTCGAGGACGTGCGCAAGACCGCCACCCCCGACCTCAAGTCCAATGACAGCGCCCTGCTGCTAATCGATCTCGGTGCCGGCAAAAACCGCCTAGGCGGCAGCACCCTCGCCCAAGTTTACAATCAAATCGGCAACAGCTGCCCCGACCTCGACGATCCTGAAAAATTCGTCGGCTTCTTCAATGCCATCCAAGAATTGCTCAAAGAAGGCCTCATCATCTCCTATCACGACCGCGGCGACGGCGGCTTATTGGCGACCCTAGCCGAAATGGCCATCGCCGGCCGCAAAGGCATAAACGTCATCCTCGACAAGCTCGTGGAAGCTCAGTGGGAAGTAGAAAGTGGAAAGTGGGAAGACTCAAAGGAACTCTTCACTCCCCACTCCATACTCTCCACTCTCTTCGCAGAAGAGTTAGGTGCCGTCATCGAGCTAGACAAATCCAAGCTCGCCGCCGTCATGACCATCCTCGCCAAGCACGGCGTCAGCGACATAACGCACCTAATCGGCAACACCAGCGCCGAGCCAACGCTCAACATCAGCCTCGAAGGCCAAGAAATCTACAGCGAAACCATCACCACGCTCAACCGCGCCTGGTCCGAGTTAAGCTTCCGCATGCAAGCCCAGCGCGACAACCCCGCCTGCGCATTGGAAGAGTATAATAGCTTGTTAGATGAAGATAACGCAGGAATCCTGATCCGGCCCACCTTCGACCCCGACGCCGAAAACGTAGGGGCGCGACTTGTCACGCCCGCATCAGAGTCAGCCGCGCCAGAGTCGACTTTCATCCCAGATCCCGCATCCGCCATCATTAATCACTCATCCGCCATCTCTAAAAATCGACCTAAGGTCGCCATTTTCAGAGAACAAGGCATCAACGGCCAAAACGAAATGGCCTTCGCCTTCGACCGCGCTGGTTTCCAGAGCATCGATGTCCACATGACCGATCTGCTCAGCGGCAAGGTCGACCTCAAAGACTTCGCCGGCCTCGTCGCCTGCGGCGGCTTCTCTTACGGCGACGTCCTAGGCGCCGGTTCCGGCTGGGCCAAGAGCGTTCTCTACAACCAAAAGTTGAAAGACATGTTCCAAGCCTTCTTCGAGCGCGAAAACACCTTCACGCTCGGCGTGTGTAATGGTTGCCAAATGATCTCCCAACTCAAGGAAATCATCCCCGGCGCCGAGCACTGGCCACAATTCAAGCGCAACCGCTCCGAGCAATTCGAAGCCCGCTACAGCAACGTCGAGATCATGGAGAGCCCCAGCATCTTCTTCAAAGACATGGCAGGCAGCCTGCTACCGATCCCCGTCGCCCACGGCGAAGGCCGCGCCGATTTCTCCGCCACCGGCGACTTCGAGCAGTGCCTCACAGGCGACCTCATCAGCATGCGCTACATCGACGGCCAAGGCGAACCCACCGAGCAGTATCCCGCCAACCCCAACGGCAGCCCGGCAGGCACCACCGCCTTCACCACCACCGACGGCCGCGCCACCATCATGATGCCACACCCCGAGCGCTGCTTCCGCAGCGTTCAGATGAGCTACCGCCCAGCCGATCAATTCACCGGCGAAGCCGGCCCTTGGCTCAAGATGTTTCAAAACGCGCGCCGCTTCGCAGCGGAAGTTTGA